The sequence GGGTCAGCGCGGAGGACGAGGGTCCGTCGATCCCCACGAGGCCGCCCAGCCAGGCGAAGTGACCGGCCGCCTCCTCGGGCGGGACCGAGGCCGTGGGGACGCCGAGGCGGCGCCCGAAGACCTCGGCGACGGCCCGCAGCGGGACGCCCTCCTCGGCCGCGGCGTGCAGCGTCGAACCGGCGTCGGCGTTCTCCAGGGCCAGCCGGAACAGGTGGGCCGCGTCCGAGCGGTGCACGGCCGGCCAGCGGTTGGAGCCGTCGCCGACATAGCCGGCCACACCCTTCTCGCGGGCGATGCCGATCAGGGCGGCCATGAAGCCGTTGTCCCCGTCGCCGTGGACCGTCGGGGGCAGCCGGACGACGGACGAGCGGACATCTCGGGAGGTGAGGGCGAGGGTCGCCCTGGCGTTGTCCTGCCGGCCGCCGGGGCCCCCGGACGGCGCCTGCGGGTCGGGGCTCTGCCCGTCCCGCTCGGTCGCCAGACGGCCCGGGGCGAGTCCGAGGAGACCGGACGCGATGACGAATGGCCTGCCGGAGCCGGCGAGCGCGTCGCCGAAGGTGTCGATGGCCCGGCGGTCCGCGTCCGTGGCGCCCTGGAAGTCGCCGGAGAATGCGATGTCGTGCTTGAAGGCGAGATGGATGACGCCGTCCGCGTCGGCGGCCGCCTCGCGCAGAACACCGAGGTCGTCCAGCGACCCGCGCCGCACCTCGGCCCCCGCGGCGGCGAGCGCCTCGGCCGAGGCGTCGGAACGGGCGAGCCCCACGACCCGGTGGCCCGCTCCGATGAGCTCGGGAACGACGGCGGAACCGATCCAGCCGGACGCTCCGGTGATGAACACACGCATGGGAAACCTCCTGGAACAGGCCGACATGCCGGCGGTCCGGGCCGGTCGGAGGACGAGGGCCGGACCTCCGATGTCAGCGACTGTCATCAGCGTACTCCCCGATGACAGTCACTGCCGTCCCATACACTCGGCCGTATGGGTCGATGGGAGCCGAACGCACGCGGCAGGCTGGAACAGGCCGCCATGGAGCTCTACGGCGAGCGGGGTTACGAGCAGACGACCGTGACCGAGATCGCCAAGCGCGCCGGGCTCAGCGAGCGCACGTTCTTCCGGCACTACGCCGACAAGCGGGAGGTGCTGTTCGGCGGGTCGGCCGCGCTCCAGGACCTGCTGGTCGCCGGCCTGGGCGACGCGCCCGCGTCCGCGCCAGCGATCGACGTGGTGGCGGCGGCGCTCGACGCGGTCGCGGCCTCCTTCGACGGGCGGCGCGAGTTCGCGCTGCGGCGCCAGGGGATCATCTCCGCCAACGCGGAGCTGCGGGAACGCGAGCTGATCAAGCTCGCCTCGCTGTCCGCCGCGCTCGCCGGGGCCCTGCGCGCACGCGGTGTCGCGGAACCGGCCGCGAGCCTGGCCGCCGAGGCCGGCATCGCCGTCTTCAAGGTCGCGTTCGAACGCTGGACCGACGGCGACGGAACCCGGAGCATGGACCACTTCACGCACGAGGCCCTCGAAGCGCTCAGAGCGGTGACGGCGGGCGCATAGCCGAGGGCCCGGACCGCGTGGAGGCGGTCCGGGCCCTCGGATGTCCGGCCGTGCTGTGCTTCAGCCGTGCTGCTCTACGGGAACGACACGACCTGCGACGGAATGGTGTCCGTCCCCGAGGTGGGCGACCCCGTGTCGTTGATGACGTGGTTGTACTGTCCCTGGCCGCCGAGGGAGACGACGATCAGGTCGTGGAACTTCACGCCGGGCTTGACCGGGGCTTCGAAGCCGTGGTCCTGGCGGATGCTCGGGTCGACGTTGAAGTAGCAGTAGCTGCCGAGCCCCCAGCCCTCGTGGGTGGTGACGGAGTCGTCGACCTTGTAGGCGGCGAAGCCCTTGATGTCACCGTTCTGGATGGCGTCCTGGTTGGGAACGTCGTACGCCTTCTCGTTCTGGAAGAAGATCGTCCTGCCGTTCTCGCCGGACCAGCGGACGTCGTACTTGTTGAAGTGCTCCACGAAGAGGCCGGTGGCCAGGACGTTGTCGCCGTTGACCTGGAGGCCGTAGTCGGACCGGTTGGTGTCCCAGCCGATGCCCTCGCCGTGGTCGGCGCGCCACAGCCAGGTGTGGTCGATGATCGTGTCGTTGCTGTTGATCACCATGCCCGTGGTCGCCTTGCCGGCGCCCGCGCCGCCGACCCGGACGAAGACGTCCTGGAGGGAGGTGGGGTTGTCGGCGTGGCTCGCGGACGCGCCCTGGGGGCCGACCTCGATCAGCGAGTCGGAGTTGGTGGTGCCCGCGTCGACCAGCAGCCCGGCGAGCTTGACGCCGTCCACGTCACCGACCTTGATGGCGGTGACCCCGTTGTCCGGGATGATCGTGGCGAGGCCGAGGCCGAGCACGACGGTGTCGGCGCGGTCGATGTCGATCGTCTGGTCCACGTGGTAGACACCCGGCGTGAACAGCAGGTGCAGACCCTGCTGCACGGCCGCGTTGATCGTCTCCGCGCTCGCGCCGGGCTTCACCACATAGAACTGGTCGAGCGCGATCGACTCGCCCTGCGGCGTGCCGTTGCCCCACGAAGTGCCGCGCGCGTTGGTGCGCTTGGCCGGGACGAAGACCTTGTAGTCGTCACCGTCCAGGTAGAGGAACGGCTTCTCGCGGGAGACCGGGGTGGTGTCGAGCGTGGTGTACGGCGGCTCGGGGAAGCTCTGCGCGGGAGCGCCCTCGACGCCGGAGAACGTCATGTTCCAGACGCCGTTGCCCCAGCCGCCGACCGAACTGTCCCGGGTGTACCACTGCTGCTGCGAGTACGGCCCTACCTCGCCGTCGATCTTGCTGTCGGCGATGTACCCGCCGCTCGCCCAGCCGTAGCCGTCGGGCGCCAGGTTGAGCCCGCCCTTGACGTGCATCCGGCGGAACGGAGCCGCCTGCGAGACGGCCCAGCGGTCGGTGCCGTTGACCGGGTTGAGCGCGAGGTTCTCGGCCGAACGCCAGAAGTTCTGCGTGGCGTTGCCGTCGAACCAGCCCGCGTCGACGGTGACATCACCGTTGAACGTGGTGTCGTCCGGGTTCAGCCCCAGACCGGCGATCGAGGTGTAGAAGCCGATCTGGGCGTTGATGTTGTCGTACGTGCCGGGCTTGAACATCAGCGCGTAGCGGCCGGTGCCGAACTGCGCCGACTCCTGCTGCTTGAAGATCTCGTCGACCTTGCCCTGGATGTCCGGCGTCGACGGGTCGAACACCAGGACGTTGGGGCCGAGATCGCCGCCGCCCTCGACGGCCTGCGCGTCCTGGCCGAAGGCGGTCTGCGCGGTGGGGACGGCGAGCAGCAGGGAGGTGGCGAACGCGGCGAACCCGAGGGCCCGCCCGCGGCGCCGCCTGCGGCGTGGTGTCGCGGAGGTGGGTGTGGGGGGAGTTGTGGGGGCTTCCGTGGGGGGAAGG comes from Streptomyces sp. Mut1 and encodes:
- a CDS encoding SDR family oxidoreductase, with the translated sequence MRVFITGASGWIGSAVVPELIGAGHRVVGLARSDASAEALAAAGAEVRRGSLDDLGVLREAAADADGVIHLAFKHDIAFSGDFQGATDADRRAIDTFGDALAGSGRPFVIASGLLGLAPGRLATERDGQSPDPQAPSGGPGGRQDNARATLALTSRDVRSSVVRLPPTVHGDGDNGFMAALIGIAREKGVAGYVGDGSNRWPAVHRSDAAHLFRLALENADAGSTLHAAAEEGVPLRAVAEVFGRRLGVPTASVPPEEAAGHFAWLGGLVGIDGPSSSALTREALGWRPTGPGLLEDLDQGHYFA
- a CDS encoding TetR/AcrR family transcriptional regulator is translated as MGRWEPNARGRLEQAAMELYGERGYEQTTVTEIAKRAGLSERTFFRHYADKREVLFGGSAALQDLLVAGLGDAPASAPAIDVVAAALDAVAASFDGRREFALRRQGIISANAELRERELIKLASLSAALAGALRARGVAEPAASLAAEAGIAVFKVAFERWTDGDGTRSMDHFTHEALEALRAVTAGA
- a CDS encoding coagulation factor 5/8 type domain-containing protein produces the protein MHLPPTEAPTTPPTPTSATPRRRRRRGRALGFAAFATSLLLAVPTAQTAFGQDAQAVEGGGDLGPNVLVFDPSTPDIQGKVDEIFKQQESAQFGTGRYALMFKPGTYDNINAQIGFYTSIAGLGLNPDDTTFNGDVTVDAGWFDGNATQNFWRSAENLALNPVNGTDRWAVSQAAPFRRMHVKGGLNLAPDGYGWASGGYIADSKIDGEVGPYSQQQWYTRDSSVGGWGNGVWNMTFSGVEGAPAQSFPEPPYTTLDTTPVSREKPFLYLDGDDYKVFVPAKRTNARGTSWGNGTPQGESIALDQFYVVKPGASAETINAAVQQGLHLLFTPGVYHVDQTIDIDRADTVVLGLGLATIIPDNGVTAIKVGDVDGVKLAGLLVDAGTTNSDSLIEVGPQGASASHADNPTSLQDVFVRVGGAGAGKATTGMVINSNDTIIDHTWLWRADHGEGIGWDTNRSDYGLQVNGDNVLATGLFVEHFNKYDVRWSGENGRTIFFQNEKAYDVPNQDAIQNGDIKGFAAYKVDDSVTTHEGWGLGSYCYFNVDPSIRQDHGFEAPVKPGVKFHDLIVVSLGGQGQYNHVINDTGSPTSGTDTIPSQVVSFP